One window from the genome of Clostridiales bacterium encodes:
- a CDS encoding transglutaminase domain-containing protein — translation MARLAKFLRVVKRFRALIIICAVLLFGTVAALLSTRGLVYDSVSCPAEIVYGTELPYKASAFMSGVKYEYRADGDTEWSGDMPTAAGKYYVRAVSKRINGAPSYGKEYPFAILQKAIDISVSGVLVYGDTPSIIAELAEGDTAVCTDFEYTAVSLESSDITPVLKAVTITNAAGEDVTNSYKLNAVKRTVTFAKRDIKISVESATREYDGTPLMLHEWEIADGSLAANDEVVASFSAEVTLPGAVNNAPEIMILHDGETDVTINYNITVDTGLLTVLKRRINVTTEDCSREYDGTPLSHPVFALDAATPLVEGDSALVTESATITEVGSASNKLAFEIVDGDGNIASDYYELSVVYGTLKIVPRPITVKTSDARKTYDGTPLYNEKFEVTGGSLLDGHSVKVSGRVEMTDAGSTDNALQVSVEGDGKDYSSCYAVTYDYGTLTVDKRALTVTAGDCEKVYDGTPLVNMNGNNYTVTAGGSNSGLISGHAISAASFKGSITDKGRAQVNSITSVTVKAGDKDVTNNYEIEKVAGWLTVTPRPITVETLSHTFVYNGYAQFDVSYKVTSELKPVSGHTLKAKDGYTTVTNVSDSGTLNEVEFEVAGTSGDNYVITVNAVGVLTVTAREIAVVAGDCQKVYDGAPLTNTDDTNFIYTDYDYGESGGLVSGHSISVTFAGSLTEVGKEKINEIASVTITAGEKDVTANYDITTVSGWLEVTKRTVYITTDSDTFAYDGDSHYCDTYKVTAPSEADKTGLVLDHALKVKSKTTVTDATEKPIENVLTFTVEDGDGLDNTANYKFEITCGTLTVKKRTVVFTAGSGEKVYDGYPLSSASDIVSEPLIGGYSVGAGGVLNLIYDLIDGHTYTYTYKEQSIIRVSKVTNELDEITIYDGAGKDVTRNYIITKRYGTLEITKREIKVYTPDYEFVYNGGSCTMLVVNFLNGYSLAETDKFRYDQYSQITDVGSTANIVKVSVLHNSLTPDDVTDCYDIVFESYGTLTVKARPITIKPKDKTAEYNGEFIHWYDGYEYTEFNRVDRVGLISGHVIADINVTLSDDPDYPPLDAGEYKHKINSVNIYDKNGKLVTKNYDITYEYSTLTVTPRKITVTTASKSWVYDGEEHSYHAAHADNIVEGQDYDIYYRYGTGVITDVGTVKNEFNSIFIYQYIGGVKTDVTHNYEVEWVFGDLTVTPRPIIVSVKDDLTKVYDGDPLKNTDGDNFTYTPFDKDKEIGLVVGQVITAKFSGEITNVGTGVNEISSVTITAEIDGEEKDVTANYEITKVSGALEVTKRYVKIRTATNSWVYDGEPHYDTDWDYIEAEYLPDDIANDNVLVEGHDLVALSWTKIKEVSEGNPANLVKYKVVGIDGKDETDNYNLEVATGNLRITRRYIMVVPNSHTWVYDGETHYDFGWRYFTRADRPSISDAMFEKYSNTLLDGDEIRYRYYDYDGDGTVRAGDTITNVGRKRNYCSYYVYYANTDVRNYNYYIASYAKDAYLEITPRPIEIVSGSKSWTYDGEMHRHLEFEFAEGSLLPVLDHKITAIDGVAVQNVMRDEDGNVIGTRNLLNLQLSGTDADINNYDIKIVEFGELKILPPTITIHSHGKAALYYDTDLFDKDFDLFASGVDNAILSAVKEAIKVDGWTIIRDAQRDNDGNVIGVPNVLEFDLSAEILKNFDFEYEWGELKIIPRLLPLISESDTFEYDGNSHGKFEAKIRGDLQYLVPGQPVSYVGWNEFTVVGEYDNVFTAIVLDADGVDKTHNYNIQYTYGKITITPRAITVGAVNELQTKVYDGTPIECAEYSLAFGSLADGDSLTPKYNTVKWATTAPVAFGIQSVVLLNEFGENVTDCYEITISGVGSAHVTPRPLTIKTGSGVWTYTGEIHFTDEYSIEEGTLPLWHYVIVKDYTCITEVGTTPNVLGISIMFDDTEWVDVTECFDITQEHGTLEVVAEKKIIYVTLDGDNKEYDGTPLFAPKTYSIVYPNGVDGSGYTFTIEISGSQTNVGSTSVKYGEYSLKDESGNDTTDNYAFNIKVGRLVVTARTVTLATDSDQKKYDGTPLKNEALSVVGGLISGHEVALVTPASITDVGSISNVHTVKIMSGERDVTSNYNVVWNSGTLTVTPRIIYVTTPDNSKTYDGTPLSDTRVTVTGDGFIGGHKLYATAIAAITHVGTVDNEIAYEVRDINGVNKTDNYDIISTCGTLEITKRAVTIETASNTWVYDGTAKFDYGYTVRGGSFANGETLNVTAATEIVNVGTVDNQFITCGILCEDGSAGYLTDYDITFVRGTLTVTQRPIGIIAGSHEKAYDGTPLTPSGSYTFADGFGEFGLVEGHSVEVSFADNSITVPGEVDNVISSVVIKDGDGNDVTGNYYIETYDGKLTVFRRRIKVQAASAEKVYDGTPLTATGFGGFVCVDVDNENYFDLVEGHISYADCDGSRTFVGSSINALATGSVRVYLKQDNMYFAYVTDYYIIEFSDKDGVLTVTGEQLIITTATDEFTYNGDEHFNPTFTVTGLKDGDSIESLGITVTEYVSVKNVLRDDDGNVIGYENVLKFYLTEATKKYDIGIEYGTLTVNPAVIKIITADGKWWYDGEEHSNPSFKAEGELPDDHNIVVDAYATITDPGRVKNSLLLSVIIGRDPSALVTGNFEFEFTYGTLVVEINGEGGGEPFMWVYGEKNGTVYLRQQSHNKYVSGTDWTDSSGVRYGEYIEYGGKSYSVNYLASLLLDAANAAKTTVDIRALSSGLYAVPNYKTLDGNHVQSSDIICEPNDGDITLVDDLYTWSAQYYSYNVRSDGGAKLKAASLPAEYAEIERAYREYVYLNGVGYLAVDDKTREFLNGVIRAQGFDPADPEIINKVASYIQKSAEYSFDYDPIVDVDEDGTVIAFLDKYKQGVCRHYATAATMLFRTLGMPARYVEGIMTSVKAGEWVEVTIGHAWVEVYIDGVGWVSVEVTGNMSGGGNGGGNGEEGGGDGDDKPVISIKPVDVVEEYKGCVVKAINKVEDCDTEAQNVVRLSDLLAMNYTYECRVDGEQYGIGISNSNIVWFTLYDENGVDVTDNYKIEKHEGEIEVVSALITVVFGNHSKQYDGTPLTITELIPGYAYFVKYKPAGVETVTIDYDKYEGITTGSIDGKELAEIFVERGYIHINNDELDAKNYKIVFEDTSLSVEKIKLTVSTPSVVKPYDGKPIEFPATTTSGNLISGHKLVIEYNKFIDITDGTVMNKPKNVRIVDGDGNDVTELYDIEVVYGSVEITG, via the coding sequence ATGGCTAGGCTCGCTAAGTTTTTGCGAGTTGTCAAGCGGTTCAGAGCGCTCATTATCATTTGCGCCGTGTTGTTGTTCGGCACGGTCGCGGCGCTGCTATCCACGCGCGGCTTGGTGTATGACAGCGTTTCATGCCCTGCCGAAATAGTTTACGGCACCGAGCTTCCTTACAAGGCTTCGGCGTTTATGAGCGGCGTTAAGTACGAGTACCGCGCCGACGGAGATACCGAGTGGTCGGGTGATATGCCGACGGCGGCGGGTAAGTATTACGTTCGCGCGGTGAGCAAGCGCATAAACGGCGCGCCCTCGTACGGCAAGGAATACCCGTTCGCTATTTTGCAAAAGGCGATAGATATTTCGGTTTCGGGCGTGCTCGTTTACGGCGACACGCCGAGCATAATTGCCGAGCTCGCCGAGGGCGATACAGCCGTTTGCACAGACTTTGAGTACACCGCCGTTTCGCTCGAAAGCAGCGATATAACCCCCGTTCTTAAAGCGGTCACGATCACCAACGCCGCGGGCGAGGACGTGACGAATTCGTATAAGCTCAACGCCGTTAAGCGTACCGTAACGTTCGCTAAACGCGATATTAAAATAAGCGTAGAGAGCGCGACTCGCGAGTACGACGGCACGCCGCTTATGCTCCACGAGTGGGAGATAGCGGACGGCTCGCTCGCCGCGAACGACGAGGTGGTCGCTTCGTTCTCTGCGGAAGTGACTTTGCCCGGCGCGGTGAACAATGCGCCCGAGATCATGATACTTCACGACGGCGAAACCGACGTTACAATCAACTATAATATCACCGTCGATACGGGGCTTCTTACCGTATTAAAACGCAGGATAAACGTTACCACAGAGGACTGCTCGCGCGAGTACGACGGCACGCCGCTAAGTCACCCCGTGTTCGCGTTAGACGCCGCTACGCCGCTTGTAGAGGGCGACAGCGCGTTGGTTACCGAAAGCGCGACCATAACCGAGGTGGGAAGCGCCTCTAATAAGCTTGCGTTCGAGATAGTGGACGGCGACGGAAATATTGCTTCCGATTACTATGAATTGTCGGTCGTTTACGGCACGCTTAAAATCGTTCCGCGCCCGATAACCGTCAAAACGAGCGATGCCCGAAAGACCTACGACGGCACGCCGCTCTATAACGAAAAGTTCGAAGTGACGGGCGGTTCGCTTCTTGACGGGCACTCCGTAAAGGTATCGGGTCGCGTCGAAATGACGGACGCGGGCAGTACCGATAACGCGTTGCAGGTTTCGGTCGAGGGCGACGGCAAAGACTATTCGAGCTGTTACGCCGTGACCTATGATTACGGCACGCTTACCGTCGATAAGCGCGCTCTCACCGTTACGGCGGGCGACTGCGAAAAGGTATACGACGGCACGCCGCTTGTAAACATGAACGGCAATAACTATACCGTTACGGCGGGCGGCTCGAATAGCGGGCTCATTAGCGGTCACGCAATTTCCGCAGCTAGCTTCAAAGGCTCGATTACCGATAAAGGCAGAGCGCAAGTAAATTCTATTACTTCTGTCACCGTCAAGGCGGGCGATAAGGACGTAACGAACAACTACGAGATAGAAAAGGTCGCGGGCTGGCTTACCGTCACGCCGCGCCCGATAACGGTCGAAACGCTATCGCATACTTTCGTCTACAACGGGTACGCGCAGTTTGACGTGAGCTACAAGGTAACGAGCGAGCTTAAACCCGTTTCGGGGCATACCCTCAAAGCCAAGGACGGGTATACCACCGTCACCAACGTAAGCGACAGCGGAACGCTCAACGAGGTAGAGTTCGAGGTCGCGGGAACGAGCGGCGATAACTACGTAATAACGGTTAATGCGGTAGGCGTACTCACCGTCACCGCGCGCGAGATAGCTGTTGTAGCGGGCGACTGCCAAAAGGTGTACGACGGCGCTCCGCTCACTAATACCGACGACACTAACTTTATATATACCGATTACGACTACGGCGAAAGTGGCGGGCTTGTTTCGGGTCACTCTATATCGGTGACCTTCGCCGGTTCACTTACCGAAGTGGGCAAAGAGAAAATCAACGAGATAGCTTCGGTCACGATAACGGCGGGCGAAAAGGACGTAACGGCTAACTACGATATAACCACCGTTTCGGGCTGGCTCGAAGTTACGAAACGCACGGTGTATATAACTACCGACAGCGACACCTTCGCCTACGACGGCGATTCGCATTATTGCGATACCTATAAAGTGACCGCGCCGAGCGAAGCCGACAAAACGGGACTTGTTCTCGATCACGCGCTTAAAGTCAAGTCGAAAACGACCGTGACAGATGCAACCGAAAAGCCGATTGAAAATGTTTTGACGTTCACCGTTGAGGACGGCGACGGCTTAGATAATACTGCAAACTATAAATTCGAGATCACTTGCGGAACTCTTACCGTCAAAAAACGTACGGTGGTATTTACCGCGGGCAGCGGCGAAAAGGTGTACGACGGATATCCGCTTTCTTCTGCGAGCGATATAGTGTCAGAGCCATTAATCGGCGGATATTCTGTCGGTGCGGGCGGCGTGCTCAATCTCATTTATGACCTCATAGACGGGCATACTTACACTTACACGTATAAAGAACAGTCGATTATTCGCGTATCGAAAGTTACTAACGAATTAGATGAGATAACGATTTACGACGGCGCGGGTAAGGACGTTACGCGCAACTATATTATAACGAAGCGTTACGGCACGCTTGAAATAACCAAGCGTGAAATCAAGGTGTACACGCCAGACTATGAGTTCGTTTATAACGGCGGAAGTTGCACTATGCTGGTCGTTAACTTTTTGAACGGTTACTCGCTTGCTGAGACCGACAAGTTCCGTTATGACCAATATTCTCAAATAACAGACGTAGGGAGTACGGCTAATATCGTAAAAGTCAGCGTATTGCATAATTCTTTGACTCCCGACGACGTTACCGATTGCTATGATATAGTTTTCGAAAGTTACGGCACGCTTACTGTCAAAGCACGACCGATAACTATTAAGCCTAAGGATAAAACGGCGGAGTATAATGGGGAATTTATTCATTGGTACGACGGCTATGAATATACCGAATTCAATCGTGTCGATCGCGTAGGTTTGATATCCGGACACGTAATTGCCGATATAAACGTTACGCTCAGCGATGATCCCGATTATCCGCCGCTCGACGCAGGCGAGTATAAGCATAAGATCAACAGCGTAAACATTTACGATAAAAACGGTAAGCTCGTTACCAAAAACTACGATATCACTTACGAGTACAGCACGCTAACGGTAACTCCGCGGAAGATCACCGTTACGACGGCTTCTAAGTCTTGGGTTTACGACGGAGAGGAGCATTCTTACCACGCCGCTCATGCCGATAACATTGTAGAAGGTCAGGACTACGATATATACTATCGCTACGGTACGGGCGTTATAACCGACGTAGGAACGGTTAAGAACGAATTTAACAGTATATTCATTTATCAATATATCGGCGGCGTGAAGACGGACGTAACCCATAACTACGAAGTTGAATGGGTGTTCGGCGATTTGACGGTCACGCCCCGCCCGATAATCGTTTCGGTCAAAGACGATCTTACAAAAGTTTACGACGGTGACCCGCTCAAAAACACCGACGGGGATAACTTTACTTATACGCCGTTCGACAAAGATAAAGAAATCGGGCTTGTAGTCGGGCAAGTTATTACCGCCAAGTTCTCAGGCGAGATCACGAACGTGGGAACAGGCGTAAACGAAATTTCTTCGGTCACGATCACGGCGGAAATCGACGGCGAAGAGAAGGACGTCACGGCTAACTATGAAATAACCAAGGTTAGCGGTGCGCTCGAAGTTACGAAGCGGTACGTAAAGATCAGAACGGCAACCAATTCGTGGGTATACGACGGAGAGCCGCATTACGATACGGACTGGGATTACATAGAAGCGGAATATCTTCCCGATGATATTGCTAACGACAACGTGCTCGTGGAAGGTCACGACTTGGTCGCTCTTTCGTGGACAAAAATAAAAGAAGTCAGTGAAGGCAACCCAGCTAACCTTGTAAAATATAAGGTAGTAGGCATCGACGGCAAAGACGAAACCGATAATTACAATCTTGAAGTAGCTACTGGCAATCTCAGAATTACGCGGCGCTATATAATGGTCGTTCCCAACAGCCATACGTGGGTTTACGACGGTGAGACGCATTACGATTTCGGGTGGAGATATTTTACCAGAGCCGACAGGCCTAGTATAAGTGACGCCATGTTTGAAAAATACTCGAATACTCTTTTGGACGGGGATGAGATACGGTATCGTTACTATGACTATGATGGCGACGGAACCGTGCGTGCCGGCGATACGATAACGAACGTAGGACGCAAACGCAATTACTGTTCGTATTACGTCTATTATGCTAACACCGACGTAAGAAACTATAATTATTATATTGCCTCTTATGCTAAGGATGCCTATCTCGAAATAACCCCGCGCCCGATAGAGATCGTAAGCGGGTCTAAGAGCTGGACTTACGACGGCGAGATGCATCGGCACCTTGAATTTGAGTTTGCCGAGGGTTCGCTCCTGCCTGTGCTCGATCATAAGATAACGGCAATAGACGGCGTGGCGGTTCAAAACGTTATGCGTGACGAGGACGGTAACGTTATAGGCACGCGTAATCTCCTTAACCTTCAATTGTCGGGCACCGACGCGGACATAAATAACTATGATATAAAAATCGTAGAATTCGGCGAGCTTAAAATACTGCCGCCGACTATAACAATTCATTCGCACGGCAAGGCCGCGCTGTATTACGATACCGATCTTTTCGATAAAGACTTCGATTTGTTCGCAAGCGGAGTCGATAACGCAATATTGAGCGCGGTAAAGGAAGCAATTAAGGTTGACGGATGGACTATTATTCGTGACGCTCAGCGCGATAATGACGGTAACGTTATAGGCGTTCCCAACGTTTTGGAATTCGACTTGTCCGCCGAAATTCTTAAAAATTTCGACTTCGAATACGAGTGGGGCGAGCTAAAAATAATTCCGCGACTCTTACCCCTTATTTCTGAGTCCGATACCTTCGAATACGACGGCAATTCGCACGGAAAATTCGAAGCCAAAATTCGAGGCGATCTACAGTATCTTGTTCCGGGACAACCGGTATCGTATGTGGGGTGGAATGAATTTACAGTAGTAGGCGAATACGATAACGTGTTTACCGCAATCGTTCTGGACGCCGACGGTGTTGACAAAACGCATAATTACAATATCCAATATACTTACGGCAAGATCACTATCACGCCGAGAGCGATCACGGTCGGGGCGGTCAATGAGCTTCAAACCAAGGTGTACGACGGCACGCCGATAGAGTGCGCCGAGTACAGTCTTGCTTTCGGCAGTCTTGCGGACGGCGACAGCCTTACTCCGAAATATAATACTGTTAAGTGGGCAACGACCGCGCCCGTAGCGTTCGGCATTCAAAGCGTGGTATTATTAAACGAGTTCGGCGAGAACGTTACCGATTGTTACGAAATAACGATAAGCGGCGTTGGCAGTGCGCACGTAACGCCCCGACCGCTTACTATAAAAACGGGTAGCGGCGTTTGGACGTACACAGGCGAAATTCATTTTACGGACGAATATTCGATAGAAGAAGGTACGCTCCCGCTTTGGCACTACGTTATTGTCAAAGACTATACGTGTATAACGGAAGTAGGCACAACGCCTAACGTTCTTGGTATTTCGATAATGTTCGATGATACCGAATGGGTCGACGTTACCGAATGCTTCGATATTACCCAAGAACACGGCACTCTCGAAGTTGTCGCGGAAAAGAAGATCATATACGTCACGCTCGACGGCGACAACAAGGAGTATGACGGCACGCCGCTTTTCGCGCCGAAAACCTATTCCATTGTTTATCCCAACGGCGTGGACGGAAGCGGATATACCTTTACAATCGAGATTTCGGGCTCGCAAACGAACGTGGGTTCGACTTCCGTCAAGTACGGCGAGTATTCGCTGAAAGATGAATCGGGTAACGATACTACCGATAACTACGCTTTTAATATAAAGGTGGGGCGGCTCGTTGTCACGGCGCGTACCGTTACGCTCGCGACGGACAGCGATCAAAAGAAGTACGACGGCACGCCGCTCAAAAACGAAGCGTTATCGGTCGTTGGCGGACTTATTTCGGGGCATGAAGTCGCGCTCGTTACACCCGCGTCGATCACGGACGTCGGAAGTATTAGTAACGTTCACACCGTTAAGATCATGTCGGGCGAAAGGGACGTTACGAGCAATTATAACGTTGTTTGGAACAGCGGCACGCTCACCGTCACGCCGCGCATTATCTACGTAACTACGCCCGATAACAGTAAGACCTACGACGGCACGCCGCTTTCCGATACTCGCGTTACGGTTACGGGCGACGGGTTTATCGGCGGGCATAAGCTTTATGCGACGGCGATCGCGGCGATAACGCACGTAGGTACTGTCGATAACGAAATAGCTTACGAAGTGCGCGATATAAACGGCGTCAACAAAACGGACAACTACGATATTATTTCGACTTGTGGCACGCTCGAAATTACGAAACGTGCCGTAACAATCGAAACGGCTTCTAATACTTGGGTTTACGACGGCACGGCGAAATTCGATTACGGTTATACCGTAAGGGGCGGAAGCTTTGCGAACGGCGAAACGCTTAACGTTACCGCCGCCACCGAGATAGTGAACGTCGGCACGGTCGATAATCAATTTATTACTTGCGGCATACTGTGCGAGGACGGCTCGGCGGGGTACTTGACCGATTACGATATTACGTTCGTGCGTGGTACGCTCACCGTTACGCAGCGACCTATCGGCATTATTGCGGGAAGCCACGAAAAGGCGTACGACGGCACGCCGCTTACGCCGAGCGGAAGTTATACCTTTGCGGACGGGTTCGGCGAGTTCGGGCTTGTCGAGGGACACAGCGTGGAAGTTTCGTTCGCGGATAACAGCATAACTGTTCCCGGCGAGGTTGATAACGTTATTAGCTCTGTCGTCATTAAAGACGGCGACGGCAACGACGTGACGGGTAACTACTATATCGAAACATACGACGGTAAGCTTACCGTATTCAGGCGGCGTATCAAGGTTCAGGCGGCTTCGGCGGAAAAGGTGTACGACGGCACGCCGCTCACCGCTACCGGCTTCGGCGGGTTCGTTTGCGTTGACGTAGATAACGAAAACTATTTCGATCTTGTCGAAGGGCATATATCGTACGCCGATTGCGACGGGTCGCGGACTTTCGTCGGCTCGTCGATAAACGCGCTTGCAACTGGCTCGGTCAGGGTGTATTTAAAGCAAGACAATATGTACTTTGCTTACGTTACCGATTACTATATTATCGAGTTCAGCGACAAGGACGGTGTTCTTACAGTTACGGGCGAACAGCTCATCATCACCACCGCGACGGACGAGTTTACCTACAACGGCGACGAGCATTTTAACCCGACCTTTACCGTAACGGGGCTTAAAGACGGCGACAGCATAGAGAGCTTGGGCATAACCGTTACCGAATACGTTTCCGTTAAAAACGTTTTGCGCGACGATGACGGCAACGTTATAGGCTACGAGAACGTGCTGAAATTCTATCTTACGGAAGCCACCAAGAAGTATGACATAGGCATTGAGTATGGCACGCTTACGGTCAATCCCGCAGTGATTAAAATAATCACTGCCGACGGCAAGTGGTGGTACGACGGCGAGGAACACTCCAACCCGTCGTTCAAGGCGGAAGGGGAGCTTCCCGATGATCACAATATAGTTGTCGACGCTTACGCTACGATAACTGATCCCGGCAGGGTGAAAAATTCGCTTTTGCTTTCGGTCATTATCGGGCGTGATCCGTCCGCTTTGGTTACGGGTAATTTCGAGTTTGAGTTCACCTACGGCACGCTTGTGGTGGAAATCAACGGCGAGGGCGGCGGCGAGCCGTTCATGTGGGTGTACGGCGAGAAGAACGGTACGGTGTACCTGCGCCAGCAAAGCCATAACAAGTACGTGAGCGGCACGGACTGGACCGATTCGAGCGGCGTTAGGTACGGCGAGTATATCGAGTACGGTGGTAAAAGCTATTCGGTAAACTATCTTGCGAGCTTGCTTTTGGACGCGGCGAATGCGGCTAAGACCACTGTCGATATCAGGGCGCTGTCGAGCGGGCTTTACGCCGTGCCGAACTATAAAACACTCGACGGCAATCACGTTCAGTCAAGCGATATTATCTGCGAGCCGAACGACGGCGACATAACGCTTGTCGACGATCTGTATACCTGGTCGGCGCAATACTATTCGTACAACGTGCGTTCCGACGGCGGGGCGAAGCTTAAAGCCGCTTCCTTGCCCGCAGAGTACGCCGAGATAGAGCGCGCTTACCGCGAGTACGTTTACCTTAACGGGGTTGGGTATTTGGCGGTCGACGACAAAACGCGCGAGTTCCTTAACGGCGTTATAAGGGCACAGGGCTTCGATCCCGCCGATCCCGAAATTATCAATAAGGTAGCTTCGTATATCCAAAAATCCGCCGAGTATAGCTTCGATTACGATCCCATAGTGGACGTCGACGAGGACGGCACGGTAATAGCGTTCCTCGATAAATACAAGCAGGGCGTTTGCCGTCATTACGCTACGGCGGCAACCATGCTGTTTAGAACGCTCGGTATGCCCGCGCGCTACGTGGAAGGCATTATGACTTCCGTAAAGGCGGGCGAGTGGGTGGAAGTCACTATAGGTCACGCCTGGGTTGAGGTGTATATCGACGGCGTGGGCTGGGTGAGCGTTGAGGTCACGGGCAACATGAGTGGCGGCGGCAACGGCGGTGGAAACGGCGAAGAAGGCGGTGGCGACGGCGACGACAAACCCGTTATTTCGATCAAGCCCGTCGACGTTGTCGAGGAATACAAGGGGTGCGTAGTCAAGGCGATAAACAAGGTCGAGGACTGCGATACCGAGGCGCAAAACGTAGTTAGACTCAGCGACCTTCTCGCTATGAATTACACTTACGAGTGCAGGGTGGACGGCGAGCAGTACGGCATTGGTATATCCAATAGCAATATCGTTTGGTTTACGCTGTACGACGAGAACGGCGTGGACGTTACCGATAACTACAAGATAGAAAAGCATGAGGGCGAGATCGAGGTCGTTTCGGCGCTTATAACGGTTGTTTTCGGCAACCACAGCAAGCAGTACGACGGTACGCCATTGACTATCACCGAGCTTATTCCCGGCTATGCGTATTTCGTCAAATATAAGCCTGCGGGCGTAGAAACCGTAACTATCGATTACGATAAGTACGAGGGCATAACCACGGGCTCGATCGACGGCAAGGAGCTTGCGGAGATATTCGTCGAGCGCGGATATATCCATATCAATAACGACGAGCTGGACGCTAAAAATTATAAGATCGTTTTCGAGGACACGAGCCTTTCCGTTGAGAAGATCAAGCTTACCGTTTCGACCCCGTCGGTAGTTAAGCCGTACGACGGCAAGCCGATAGAGTTCCCCGCTACCACGACGAGCGGCAACCTTATTTCGGGGCACAAGCTTGTTATCGAGTATAATAAGTTCATCGACATAACGGACGGCACAGTCATGAACAAACCCAAGAACGTCAGGATAGTCGACGGCGACGGCAACGACGTTACCGAGCTCTATGACATAGAAGTCGTTTACGGCTCTGTCGAGATCACGGGTTAG